The Lentisphaera araneosa HTCC2155 DNA window TATACGATTGCTGACCAAAAATCTTTAGCAGGGACATCCGCAGGAACATTCAGTTTGTAAGTATCTTTACCGTTAAGCAAGTTACCATCAGAATCGCGTAGTCCCGTTAAATAAAATGTGGCACCGCCCAATTTGTTCGGTAGGAAGGTAACATAAAAGTATGAGGCGGCACGTTTATCGATTAGGATTTCTTCACCATCTTCGAAGGGGAAGCCAAGTTGTGCTTGCGCGCCAAAATTCCAGAAGGACCATTCAGATAGCTTTTTGCCATCTTTAACCCAGAGTGGAGCAACCGTTTCACCCTCAGTGACGAACTTCTTCTGCATGTATGAGTAAGCAAGTTCTAAACCCTCGAGTGCAGCTTTCTTCTGAATGGCTGTTGGCTTAAACTCTTCTCCTTTTTTGATGCCGATGCTTTGCAGCATTGAGTACATAGCACGATCTTTTTCACGTATGGGATTATTTTGTACTACATCGTTGATGTCTTCAATGAAAGTCATATTATAATAGGGAAGACAGTCGTAGGCGAGATCAGTCGCATCCAAATACTCAGTAGCTTCAACCTTATCCGCAAGAGCTTCTTCAAGTGAGTAAATCTTAATACTTTTAGCGTGTTTTCCTGCATATGCGTGAGTAGCGCCGTTCAATAGTGTCGGACGAAACGCGAAAGAACAATCATAACCGTCCATATTTGGAACGATAATGTAAGCTTTGGCTTTCAGTTCATCTACAGTGCCGTGTTTGCCGTCATAGTTTGGTGGCAGAAATAAATACTTACCACCTTTACCTTCGTCAGCGCCTTTAGAGCCAACATCGATCATCGGGACATGCCAAGCTGATATAAAGGAACCGAAGTAGTCTATCTGGTTAGTCATGGGAGGGACTTCAACAACCATGGCGCCTTTCTTGGTAGAGATCGAACCCCAAGCATAGGCTGTGGTGTCGTTGGCAGTTAGGAATCCTTTGTCTGAACCGAAGGGTTTAGTTATAAAGTTAACTGTATCGTAATCACCACCAGCTCGCTTAGTCGCCTTGATAAAATCGACCTGAGCAACTGCAGGCATGTAGTAGATAGCGG harbors:
- a CDS encoding DUF1214 domain-containing protein; translation: MKRLLTLTAITASLLSTTSMATTPTDQNFNDTGDILARSAQHTNIVYQVMVQRATQAAIYYMPAVAQVDFIKATKRAGGDYDTVNFITKPFGSDKGFLTANDTTAYAWGSISTKKGAMVVEVPPMTNQIDYFGSFISAWHVPMIDVGSKGADEGKGGKYLFLPPNYDGKHGTVDELKAKAYIIVPNMDGYDCSFAFRPTLLNGATHAYAGKHAKSIKIYSLEEALADKVEATEYLDATDLAYDCLPYYNMTFIEDINDVVQNNPIREKDRAMYSMLQSIGIKKGEEFKPTAIQKKAALEGLELAYSYMQKKFVTEGETVAPLWVKDGKKLSEWSFWNFGAQAQLGFPFEDGEEILIDKRAASYFYVTFLPNKLGGATFYLTGLRDSDGNLLNGKDTYKLNVPADVPAKDFWSAIVYNMETKNFNRGVDRVGASTKDLDKMVKNADGSVDVYYAPNLDKVPKGYEANWVTTKSATDASDWFFLFRLYRPETKDWFKTWILNDVENISKNNDYLALG